In Mycolicibacterium mucogenicum DSM 44124, the following are encoded in one genomic region:
- a CDS encoding type I polyketide synthase → MATIEGPETSSFAIVGYAARFPGATDAESFWEMLREGRDAVSEVPQDRWDVDEFFDADPDARGKIITRRAGFLDDAVGFDAPFFGVSTREAKMMDPQQRLLLEMAWRAVEHSGTAPSALANTQTGVFIGLATHDYLGMASGELTYPEIEAYMAIGTSGAAAAGRISYRLGLQGPAVTVDTACSSSLVAVHQACQALQLGECDLALAGGANVILSPATMITFSQSRMLAPDGKCKTFDASADGYVRGEGCGVIVVKRLEDAVRDGDRIRAVIRGSAINQDGASGGLTVPNGVAQQRVIAEALERAGLTPGDVGYLEAHGTGTSLGDPIEVQAAAAAYGTGRDATDPLLIGSVKTNIGHLEAAAGVAGIIKVILSLEHQELPKHLHFKNPSPHIPWDRIPVKVVDEATTWERGDRPRVAGISSFGFSGTNAHVLLEEAPAVAPAETPAEEPDDRRFMVLPLSARTPAALLQSAEDYRGWLATHPEATLSDVCITAGAGRAHFEHRAALVVNSLDSARELLGALADDRPAPGLVRGTSADKPKTAWLFPGQGSQFAGMAKELFETEPVFAETMKQCAAAVADVLEKPLLDVIFEGPDETLRLTSYAQPAIFAVEMGLARLWQSWGFEPDVVLGHSVGQYTAACVAGVFSLEDGMRLLAERGRLFGNLPAGGRMAAIFAAPERVERLTDEYPSLSVAAYNGANTVLSGPGADLERAVAGLTGDGIRCDWLETSHAFHSALLDPALDEFDSYANQFTFNAPQRILVCNRTGDTLGRTAKLDGQYWRRHARQPVEFSKGVETLAKLGCAVLLEVGPQPILTAAALRAWPDPATAPRAIASLRRKGADHRQITEALATTYTAGHLPDFAAVRPGSAHKVDLPTYPFQRKAYWFRDERVTPTATAHMGGGATTEAVRLLEDGRIDELATLLGGIDESTTAVLNKLAAQHNRQRTAQSVSDARYEIRWEKSTAAASAEAGEGSAWILIGDDAAVLAPLTEALTRAGHRHRVLGLPGSDADEQQLEADLRAAVEEEPALRILHVAGLDADRASMQALLRVQHRVLSGTQRLFRAAAAAELRAPIWVITRGAQRVTDTDTVAPEQTGLWGFGRSAALEYPQVWGGLADLAEGSTDEWSRLLTQVIAAPRGEDQIALRAEGVHVPRLVRRTGQPNPTQLELRSDATYLVTGGLGSLGLEIAGYLAAHGARNLVLTSRRAPSEAAQQRIDALREQYGCQTRVVTADVANPHDVARLMSTLRAELPPLAGVVHAAGENSTTPLATLEDAELERVFSGKVWGAWYLSEAVTDLKLDFFLSTSSISAVWGSYGQTAYSAANAFLDGLTWRLREQGVPGMSVNFGPWGAGGNGHAAGMADPDARAQLERRGVRTLSPADALTGMADVMVAGGNPAEAVVARMDWAKFLPIYSQAGSRALLAEVAREVPESATAGAVGASGNTRLVEQLIAAPVQQRKKLVLEYLRDAVAEVTRIEASEIREETGFFDLGMDSLMAVELRRRLEQGVGKELPATLAMDHPRLTDVADYLLSDILNLSDTAGTQARSKAVTEVKSLAAADEPIAIVSVACRFPGSPDPDAFWQVLSQGVDAISEIPEDRFDVDEFYDPDAMTPGKIYTRSGGYLDSVDTFDPEFFGISPREAVWIDPQQRLMLEIAWEGLERAGYAPAALRGSRTGVFIGVGANEYSHLLSGGSVENLEPHFITGNALNAIAGRVSFTLGLEGPAMAVDTACSSSLVAVHQAVQALHAGDCDMALAGGVNVLLSPASIVAASRARMLAPDGRCKTFDAAADGYVRGEGCGVLVLKRLSDAQRDGDRIAAIIRSTAVNQDGASSGLTVPNGGAQQRLINTALARAGLSGGDVDYLEAHGTGTPLGDPIEVQAAAAAYGAGRDANRPLLMGTAKTNIGHLESAAGVAGLVKVVLSLEHEMLPQTLHFNKPSPHIPWDSLPVQVVDKPTPWHADGRPRRAGVSSFGFTGTNAHVLLEEAPVVTADDDVTDETTPETPAAEPISVLPLSARSAQGLTALAQRYRDWLEAHPDASIADVCFTAGSGRSHFEHRAAVVANTVHDAKNLLEDLVANKLRPGVLKGECADPPTTAWFFPGQGSQYPGMARELFDTEPVFADVVRRCAQAVDPMLPRPLLEVMFGNDREAAETLRNTAFAQPAIFAVEMGLARLWQSWGIEPDAVLGHSVGQYAAACVAGVFSLEDGARLIAERGRLFGSLPAGGRMVAVFADPEYVERAAEAFPRVSVGAYNGRNTVLSGPGEDLEQIVAACSEDATRCTWLETSHAFHSELLDPVLDEFESFATQFQFAVPTLPLICNRTGAVLTAETPINAQYWRRHSRQPVQFTESIKTVAALGCSVLMEIGPQPILTAAALQCWPEGAETPRAIVSLRKGANAQRQITEALATTYICGHRPDFSVKNRGHRVELPTYPFQRRRFWPKTANVVGMSSGGSAATSGILGSAKDLATGDTIYSNVLSVKTQPWLSHHVIYGTVVVPGATYAAMALASVGAPARVKEVFFYEPIILPDKASRETQLTIRALEGGEGWKFQVHSRPNGVREAEWSLNADGTLLAGADEADASDNVAGSMEDVVERMERLRPQQLFETFNDMELAWGPTWSTSLKSLWVRDGMAIGDVSVGDELAEHLSSEPIHPVLLDLCTGVAFPAFPALLAAEHGMHDLFLPLRYGQVELREKMPRRFYARARWHTSELTNETQVFDIDFLDRDGKRLGGITEFTVKRAPREALLRGLGGDTTRLLYTLGWQEGATPVAADDAEAKTAGTWLVAGFDELAAGLPGAVKLDQTLDAAAWQQAITTAAEGGAPVTGIVWRASGYEDADVAARLETEVGTVLSAMQTALAEEKLNLTGGLWIVTERAVATEPGEPVDPVQAALWGLGRTVINEQPTLRLKLVDLDGADDNATNWLTGILGTPATESEFALRQGKFLVPRLMHWARSGHLPMPRSDDYVLAPTERGAIDNLRLTEKDVTPPAPHEVQVRIEAAGLNFRDVLNVLGLYPGDPGPIGGDLCGVITELGSEVTRFEVGQRVFGSMQGAFSSRLNVPEQLLAVVPEGTNPVDAATLPAAALTVRLAFDWAQLKPGDRVLIHAASGGVGLAAVQMARQKGAVVFATASTYKRATLRKMGVEYVYDSRTTDFADQILADTNGEGVDVVLNSLTNEGFVEATVRATAQGGRFAEIAKRDIWTPERMAEARPDINYEIVALDVTMMTDPAHIQRLMEEVADGLAKGEWTPVPAEVYPLTEAKTAFRRMQQARHIGKIVVQMPKPLQPHGDRTYLVTGGLGALGLHTAAYLAQLGAGDIVLTSRREPDADAQRAIDAMMERFHCRVHVFSGDVGDESSVAALLDRIRTELPPLAGVAHLAGVLDDALLPQQDLERFRKTLGPKAFGALHLHKLTQDDDLDFFIVYSSASAVLGSPAQANYATANALLDGLVAHRRALGLPATAVNFGPWGRGGMASSQAATANLSAQGMMPLEPSAALAALGEVIRHGAAQATVLKANWQRAAKMLGGIRPPLLDQVLPTSDTAAAGDSELLRQLQEIPDAQRAGFITEFLQKEVQGFLRLAQPPAATSRFLDLGTDSLMAVELRNRLFGQFGGKFDISPTAIFDYPTLGELAGHLASQLPPSDAPEVAVEAVAEASTAVPVEAAAEEASGETEPEAPAAQE, encoded by the coding sequence ATGGCAACGATCGAAGGTCCGGAAACGTCCAGCTTCGCGATCGTCGGGTACGCCGCCCGCTTCCCCGGAGCCACCGACGCCGAATCCTTCTGGGAGATGCTGCGCGAAGGCCGGGACGCCGTATCCGAGGTGCCACAAGACCGGTGGGACGTCGACGAGTTCTTCGATGCCGACCCGGACGCCCGCGGCAAGATCATCACGCGCCGCGCCGGCTTCCTCGATGACGCCGTCGGGTTCGACGCTCCCTTCTTCGGGGTGTCCACCCGCGAAGCCAAGATGATGGACCCGCAGCAGCGGTTGCTGCTGGAGATGGCGTGGCGCGCCGTCGAACACTCAGGCACGGCGCCGTCCGCCCTGGCCAACACGCAGACGGGCGTGTTCATCGGTCTGGCAACGCACGACTACCTGGGCATGGCCTCGGGCGAGCTGACCTACCCGGAGATCGAGGCCTACATGGCCATCGGTACCTCAGGCGCCGCGGCAGCCGGCCGCATCAGCTACCGGCTGGGCCTGCAGGGTCCGGCCGTCACCGTCGACACCGCCTGCAGTTCGTCGCTGGTGGCCGTCCACCAGGCCTGCCAGGCGCTGCAGCTCGGTGAGTGCGATCTCGCGCTGGCCGGTGGCGCCAACGTCATCCTGAGCCCGGCGACCATGATCACCTTCTCGCAGTCGCGCATGCTGGCCCCGGACGGCAAGTGCAAGACGTTCGACGCCTCCGCCGACGGTTACGTGCGCGGCGAGGGCTGTGGCGTCATCGTCGTGAAGCGACTGGAAGACGCGGTGCGCGACGGCGACCGGATCCGGGCCGTCATCCGCGGCAGCGCCATCAACCAGGACGGCGCCTCGGGCGGCCTGACCGTCCCCAATGGTGTTGCGCAGCAACGCGTTATCGCCGAAGCGCTGGAGCGCGCGGGCCTGACGCCGGGTGACGTCGGGTACCTGGAGGCGCACGGCACCGGCACGTCGCTGGGCGACCCCATCGAGGTGCAGGCCGCCGCCGCGGCGTACGGCACCGGACGCGATGCGACCGATCCGCTGCTGATCGGCTCGGTGAAGACCAACATCGGCCACCTCGAGGCCGCCGCCGGCGTCGCCGGGATCATCAAGGTCATCCTGTCGCTCGAGCATCAGGAACTGCCGAAGCACCTGCACTTCAAGAACCCGTCACCGCACATCCCGTGGGACCGCATCCCGGTGAAGGTCGTCGACGAGGCCACCACGTGGGAACGGGGCGACCGGCCGCGCGTCGCCGGCATCAGCTCGTTCGGCTTCTCCGGCACCAATGCCCATGTCCTGCTTGAGGAAGCGCCCGCCGTCGCTCCCGCGGAGACGCCGGCCGAGGAACCCGACGACCGGCGCTTCATGGTGCTGCCGCTGTCGGCCCGGACCCCGGCCGCGCTGCTGCAGTCCGCCGAGGACTACCGCGGCTGGCTGGCCACGCACCCCGAGGCAACCCTCTCGGACGTCTGCATCACGGCGGGCGCGGGCCGCGCCCACTTCGAGCACCGGGCCGCGCTCGTGGTGAATTCCCTGGATTCCGCGCGCGAATTGCTTGGCGCGCTGGCCGACGACCGTCCGGCACCGGGCCTGGTGCGCGGCACGTCCGCGGACAAGCCGAAGACCGCCTGGCTGTTCCCCGGCCAGGGCAGCCAGTTCGCCGGCATGGCCAAGGAGCTGTTCGAGACCGAGCCGGTGTTCGCCGAGACCATGAAGCAGTGCGCGGCCGCAGTCGCCGACGTGCTCGAAAAGCCGTTGCTGGACGTCATTTTCGAAGGTCCGGATGAGACGTTGCGCCTCACCAGCTACGCGCAGCCGGCGATCTTCGCCGTCGAGATGGGGCTGGCCCGGCTGTGGCAGTCGTGGGGTTTCGAGCCCGACGTTGTGCTCGGCCACAGCGTCGGCCAGTACACCGCGGCCTGCGTCGCCGGCGTGTTCAGCCTCGAAGACGGCATGCGCCTGCTCGCCGAGCGCGGTCGCCTCTTCGGGAACCTGCCCGCGGGCGGCCGGATGGCGGCGATCTTCGCCGCACCCGAGCGCGTCGAGCGGCTGACCGACGAATACCCCAGCCTCTCGGTCGCCGCATACAACGGCGCCAACACCGTGCTGTCCGGTCCGGGCGCCGACCTGGAACGCGCCGTCGCCGGGCTGACCGGTGACGGCATCCGCTGCGACTGGCTGGAGACGAGCCACGCCTTCCACTCGGCGCTGCTGGACCCGGCGCTCGACGAATTCGATTCGTACGCAAACCAATTCACGTTCAACGCGCCGCAGCGCATCCTGGTGTGCAACCGGACCGGCGACACCCTGGGCCGCACCGCGAAGCTCGACGGCCAGTACTGGCGCCGGCACGCGCGTCAGCCCGTCGAGTTCTCCAAGGGCGTCGAGACTCTCGCGAAGCTCGGTTGCGCGGTGCTGCTCGAGGTCGGCCCGCAGCCGATCCTGACCGCGGCGGCCCTGCGCGCCTGGCCCGACCCGGCGACCGCACCGCGAGCCATCGCGTCGTTGCGCCGCAAGGGCGCTGACCACCGGCAGATCACCGAGGCGCTGGCCACCACCTACACCGCCGGCCACCTGCCGGACTTCGCCGCCGTCCGGCCCGGCTCGGCGCACAAGGTAGACCTGCCGACGTACCCCTTCCAGCGCAAGGCCTACTGGTTCCGCGACGAGCGCGTCACCCCGACCGCCACGGCGCACATGGGTGGCGGGGCGACCACCGAGGCCGTCCGCCTGCTCGAAGACGGTCGCATCGACGAGCTCGCCACCTTGCTCGGCGGCATCGACGAATCGACCACCGCGGTGCTGAACAAGCTTGCGGCCCAGCACAACCGGCAGCGCACCGCGCAGTCCGTCTCGGACGCCCGGTACGAAATCCGCTGGGAGAAGTCGACCGCGGCGGCATCCGCGGAAGCCGGGGAAGGCTCCGCGTGGATCCTCATCGGTGACGACGCGGCCGTGCTCGCGCCGCTGACCGAGGCCCTGACCCGGGCCGGCCACCGGCACCGCGTTCTCGGATTGCCGGGGTCCGACGCCGACGAGCAGCAGCTCGAAGCCGACCTGCGCGCGGCTGTCGAGGAGGAGCCGGCGCTGCGCATCCTGCACGTCGCCGGGCTCGATGCCGATCGCGCTTCCATGCAGGCCCTGCTGCGGGTGCAGCACCGCGTCCTCAGCGGCACGCAGCGCCTGTTCCGCGCGGCGGCCGCCGCCGAGCTGCGGGCGCCCATCTGGGTGATCACCCGTGGCGCACAACGCGTTACCGACACCGACACCGTCGCACCGGAGCAGACCGGCCTATGGGGCTTCGGCCGCTCGGCGGCGCTGGAGTACCCCCAGGTGTGGGGCGGTCTGGCCGACCTGGCCGAAGGCAGCACCGACGAATGGTCGCGGTTGCTCACCCAGGTGATCGCGGCGCCGCGTGGAGAAGACCAGATCGCGCTGCGCGCCGAGGGTGTGCACGTGCCGCGGCTGGTCCGTCGTACCGGGCAGCCGAACCCCACACAGCTGGAATTGCGCTCTGACGCAACGTATCTGGTGACCGGTGGCCTCGGTTCGCTCGGCCTGGAGATCGCGGGTTACCTGGCCGCGCACGGCGCCCGGAACCTGGTGCTGACCAGCCGGCGCGCGCCGAGTGAGGCAGCGCAGCAGCGCATTGACGCACTGCGCGAGCAGTACGGCTGCCAGACGCGGGTCGTCACGGCCGATGTCGCCAATCCGCACGACGTCGCCCGCCTGATGTCGACCCTGCGCGCCGAACTGCCGCCGCTGGCCGGTGTGGTGCATGCCGCCGGTGAGAACAGCACCACCCCGCTGGCCACTCTGGAAGACGCCGAGCTGGAGCGCGTCTTCTCCGGAAAGGTCTGGGGTGCTTGGTATCTCAGTGAAGCGGTCACCGACCTGAAGCTCGATTTCTTCCTGTCGACCTCGTCGATCTCGGCGGTGTGGGGCAGCTACGGCCAGACCGCCTACAGCGCGGCCAACGCGTTCCTGGACGGCCTGACCTGGCGCCTGCGTGAGCAGGGTGTGCCCGGCATGAGCGTCAACTTCGGCCCTTGGGGGGCGGGCGGGAACGGCCACGCCGCCGGTATGGCCGACCCCGATGCCCGCGCCCAGCTGGAACGCCGCGGCGTCCGCACCCTGTCCCCCGCCGACGCACTCACCGGCATGGCCGACGTCATGGTGGCCGGCGGCAACCCGGCGGAAGCCGTTGTCGCGCGCATGGATTGGGCCAAGTTCCTGCCCATCTACTCGCAGGCCGGGTCCCGGGCCCTGCTCGCCGAGGTCGCCCGCGAGGTGCCCGAATCCGCGACCGCCGGCGCCGTCGGCGCGTCCGGCAACACCCGACTGGTCGAGCAGCTCATCGCCGCGCCGGTGCAGCAGCGCAAGAAGCTGGTCCTGGAGTACCTGCGGGACGCCGTCGCCGAGGTGACGCGCATCGAGGCCTCCGAGATCCGCGAGGAGACCGGGTTCTTCGACCTCGGCATGGACTCGCTGATGGCCGTCGAACTGCGTCGTCGCCTGGAACAGGGTGTCGGCAAGGAACTCCCGGCGACCCTCGCGATGGACCACCCGCGCCTCACCGACGTCGCGGACTACCTGCTCAGCGACATCCTCAACCTGAGTGACACAGCCGGCACTCAAGCCAGATCCAAGGCCGTCACCGAGGTCAAGTCGCTCGCCGCCGCCGACGAGCCCATCGCCATCGTCTCGGTGGCGTGCCGTTTCCCGGGCTCGCCCGATCCAGATGCGTTCTGGCAGGTGCTTTCTCAGGGTGTCGACGCCATCAGCGAGATCCCCGAGGACCGCTTCGACGTCGACGAGTTCTACGACCCCGACGCCATGACGCCGGGCAAGATCTACACCCGCTCCGGTGGCTACCTCGACAGCGTCGACACCTTCGATCCGGAGTTCTTCGGCATCTCCCCGCGCGAGGCCGTGTGGATCGACCCGCAGCAGCGCCTGATGCTCGAGATCGCCTGGGAAGGCCTCGAGCGAGCCGGCTACGCGCCGGCCGCGTTGCGCGGCAGCCGAACCGGCGTGTTCATCGGCGTCGGCGCCAACGAGTACTCGCACCTGCTGTCGGGCGGCTCGGTCGAGAATCTCGAACCGCACTTCATCACCGGTAACGCGCTCAACGCCATCGCCGGTCGCGTGTCGTTCACGCTGGGTCTGGAAGGGCCGGCCATGGCGGTCGACACCGCCTGCAGCTCGTCGCTGGTCGCGGTTCACCAGGCCGTACAGGCCCTGCACGCCGGTGACTGCGACATGGCTCTGGCCGGTGGCGTCAACGTGCTGCTGAGCCCGGCGTCCATCGTCGCGGCGTCCCGCGCGCGGATGCTGGCGCCCGACGGCCGCTGCAAGACGTTCGACGCCGCCGCCGACGGCTACGTCCGCGGTGAAGGCTGCGGTGTCCTGGTCCTCAAGCGGCTCAGCGACGCGCAGCGCGACGGCGACCGCATCGCCGCGATCATCCGCAGCACCGCCGTCAACCAGGACGGCGCGTCCAGCGGTCTCACCGTCCCCAATGGTGGTGCGCAGCAACGACTCATCAACACCGCACTCGCCCGGGCCGGTCTCAGCGGCGGCGACGTCGACTACCTCGAGGCGCACGGCACCGGCACCCCGCTCGGCGACCCGATCGAGGTCCAGGCCGCGGCGGCCGCTTACGGCGCCGGCCGTGATGCCAACCGTCCGCTGCTCATGGGCACCGCCAAGACCAACATCGGGCACCTCGAGTCCGCGGCCGGCGTCGCCGGTCTGGTCAAGGTCGTGTTGTCGCTCGAGCACGAAATGCTCCCGCAGACGCTGCATTTCAACAAGCCGTCGCCGCACATCCCGTGGGACTCGCTGCCCGTCCAGGTGGTCGACAAGCCCACGCCGTGGCACGCCGACGGCCGCCCGCGCCGCGCCGGTGTGAGCTCCTTCGGGTTCACCGGCACCAACGCGCACGTGCTGCTGGAAGAGGCGCCGGTGGTCACCGCCGATGACGACGTCACGGATGAGACCACGCCGGAAACCCCTGCCGCCGAACCGATCAGCGTCCTGCCGCTGTCGGCGCGCTCGGCCCAGGGCCTGACGGCGCTCGCACAGCGGTACCGCGACTGGCTCGAAGCGCACCCCGACGCCTCGATCGCCGACGTCTGCTTCACCGCCGGGTCGGGACGTTCGCACTTCGAGCACCGCGCCGCGGTGGTCGCGAACACCGTCCACGACGCCAAGAACCTGCTGGAAGACCTGGTGGCGAACAAGCTGCGGCCGGGCGTCCTCAAGGGCGAATGCGCCGACCCGCCGACCACCGCGTGGTTCTTCCCCGGCCAGGGCAGCCAGTACCCGGGCATGGCGCGCGAATTGTTCGACACCGAACCGGTTTTCGCCGACGTCGTACGCCGCTGCGCGCAGGCCGTCGACCCGATGCTGCCGCGCCCGCTGCTGGAGGTCATGTTCGGCAACGACCGGGAAGCGGCAGAGACCCTGCGCAACACCGCGTTCGCGCAACCCGCGATCTTCGCCGTCGAGATGGGCCTGGCCCGCTTGTGGCAGTCATGGGGCATCGAGCCCGACGCGGTGCTGGGCCACAGCGTCGGCCAGTACGCGGCGGCCTGTGTGGCCGGCGTGTTCAGCCTGGAGGACGGCGCCCGCCTGATCGCCGAGCGCGGCCGGCTGTTCGGCAGCCTGCCCGCCGGTGGCCGCATGGTCGCGGTGTTCGCCGATCCCGAGTACGTGGAGCGCGCCGCGGAGGCGTTCCCGCGGGTGTCGGTCGGCGCCTACAACGGCCGCAACACCGTGCTGTCGGGTCCGGGTGAGGATCTGGAGCAGATCGTCGCCGCCTGCAGCGAGGATGCGACGCGTTGCACGTGGCTCGAGACCAGCCACGCCTTCCATTCGGAGCTGCTCGATCCGGTGCTCGACGAATTCGAGTCCTTCGCAACGCAGTTCCAGTTCGCGGTGCCGACCCTGCCGCTGATCTGCAACCGGACCGGCGCGGTCCTCACCGCCGAGACGCCCATCAACGCGCAGTACTGGCGGCGGCATTCGCGTCAGCCCGTGCAGTTCACCGAGAGCATCAAGACCGTCGCGGCGCTGGGTTGCTCGGTGCTGATGGAGATCGGCCCGCAGCCGATCCTCACCGCAGCCGCGCTGCAGTGCTGGCCCGAGGGCGCTGAGACGCCACGCGCCATCGTGTCCCTGCGCAAGGGCGCCAACGCGCAGCGACAGATCACCGAAGCGCTTGCCACGACGTACATCTGCGGGCACCGGCCGGACTTCTCGGTCAAGAACCGCGGACACCGCGTCGAGCTGCCCACGTATCCGTTCCAGCGGCGCCGCTTCTGGCCCAAGACCGCGAACGTCGTGGGCATGAGCTCCGGCGGGTCCGCCGCCACGTCCGGAATCCTGGGCAGCGCCAAGGATCTGGCCACCGGCGACACGATCTACAGCAATGTGCTGTCGGTCAAGACGCAGCCGTGGCTGTCGCACCACGTCATCTACGGCACCGTCGTGGTGCCGGGTGCGACGTACGCAGCCATGGCGCTGGCCTCGGTCGGCGCACCGGCGCGAGTGAAGGAAGTCTTCTTCTACGAGCCGATCATCCTGCCCGACAAGGCGTCTCGTGAGACCCAGCTGACCATCCGCGCCCTCGAGGGCGGCGAAGGCTGGAAGTTCCAGGTCCACAGCCGCCCGAACGGCGTACGGGAAGCCGAGTGGTCACTGAACGCCGACGGCACCCTGCTGGCCGGCGCCGACGAGGCCGACGCGTCCGACAACGTCGCCGGCTCGATGGAGGACGTCGTCGAGCGCATGGAGCGGCTGCGTCCCCAGCAGCTGTTCGAGACCTTCAACGACATGGAATTGGCATGGGGCCCAACGTGGTCCACGTCGCTCAAGTCGCTGTGGGTCCGCGACGGCATGGCCATCGGCGATGTATCCGTTGGCGACGAGCTCGCCGAGCACCTCAGCAGCGAGCCCATCCACCCCGTCCTACTGGACCTCTGCACCGGTGTGGCCTTCCCGGCCTTCCCCGCGCTGCTGGCCGCCGAACACGGCATGCACGACCTGTTCCTGCCGCTGCGGTACGGCCAGGTCGAATTGCGCGAGAAGATGCCACGGCGCTTCTACGCCCGGGCCCGCTGGCACACCAGTGAGCTGACCAACGAGACTCAGGTCTTCGACATCGACTTCCTCGATCGCGATGGCAAGCGGCTCGGCGGCATCACCGAGTTCACCGTGAAACGGGCGCCACGTGAGGCGCTGCTGCGCGGGCTCGGTGGCGACACCACCCGCCTGCTCTACACGCTGGGCTGGCAGGAGGGTGCGACGCCGGTCGCCGCGGACGACGCCGAAGCCAAGACCGCGGGCACCTGGCTCGTCGCCGGCTTCGACGAGCTGGCCGCCGGCCTGCCCGGTGCCGTCAAGCTCGACCAGACGCTGGATGCGGCGGCCTGGCAGCAGGCGATCACGACGGCCGCCGAGGGCGGCGCGCCCGTCACCGGAATCGTCTGGCGCGCTTCGGGGTACGAGGACGCGGATGTCGCGGCTCGCCTGGAGACCGAGGTCGGCACCGTGCTCAGCGCGATGCAGACCGCTCTCGCCGAGGAGAAGCTGAACCTCACGGGCGGCCTCTGGATCGTCACCGAGCGTGCCGTGGCCACCGAGCCCGGTGAACCCGTTGACCCCGTACAGGCCGCGCTGTGGGGCCTGGGGCGCACCGTCATCAACGAGCAGCCGACGCTGCGTCTGAAGCTCGTCGACCTCGACGGCGCCGACGACAACGCCACCAACTGGCTGACCGGCATCCTGGGCACTCCGGCGACCGAGTCGGAATTCGCGCTGCGGCAAGGCAAGTTCCTCGTGCCACGGCTGATGCACTGGGCGCGCAGCGGCCACCTGCCGATGCCGCGGTCCGACGACTACGTGCTGGCTCCCACCGAGCGCGGTGCGATCGACAACCTGCGGCTGACCGAGAAGGACGTGACGCCGCCGGCGCCGCACGAGGTGCAGGTCCGGATCGAGGCCGCCGGCCTCAACTTCCGCGACGTGCTCAACGTGCTCGGTCTCTACCCGGGCGATCCGGGGCCCATCGGTGGCGACCTGTGCGGTGTCATCACCGAATTGGGTTCGGAGGTCACCCGATTCGAGGTCGGGCAGCGCGTCTTCGGCTCCATGCAGGGCGCCTTCTCCAGCCGGCTCAACGTGCCGGAGCAGTTGCTCGCCGTGGTTCCCGAGGGCACCAACCCGGTCGACGCGGCGACCCTGCCCGCAGCTGCGCTGACGGTCCGGCTGGCGTTCGACTGGGCGCAGCTCAAGCCGGGCGACCGCGTGCTGATCCACGCCGCCAGTGGTGGTGTCGGGTTGGCGGCGGTGCAGATGGCGCGCCAGAAGGGCGCGGTCGTCTTCGCCACCGCCAGCACCTACAAGCGCGCGACGCTGCGCAAGATGGGTGTGGAGTACGTCTACGACTCGCGCACAACCGATTTCGCGGACCAGATTCTCGCCGACACCAACGGCGAGGGCGTGGACGTGGTGCTCAACAGCCTGACCAACGAGGGCTTCGTCGAGGCCACGGTGCGGGCGACCGCCCAGGGTGGCCGGTTCGCCGAGATCGCCAAGCGCGACATCTGGACCCCCGAGCGCATGGCAGAGGCGCGGCCGGACATCAACTACGAGATCGTCGCGCTGGACGTGACGATGATGACCGATCCCGCGCACATCCAGCGCCTCATGGAAGAGGTGGCCGACGGACTGGCCAAGGGTGAGTGGACGCCGGTGCCGGCCGAGGTCTACCCGTTGACCGAGGCCAAGACCGCGTTCCGCCGGATGCAGCAGGCGCGGCACATCGGCAAGATCGTGGTGCAGATGCCGAAACCGCTGCAGCCGCATGGGGATCGGACTTACCTGGTCACCGGTGGCCTCGGAGCGCTGGGGCTGCACACGGCGGCGTACCTGGCCCAGCTGGGTGCCGGCGACATCGTGCTGACCAGTCGGCGCGAGCCGGATGCCGACGCGCAGCGCGCGATCGACGCCATGATGGAGCGCTTCCACTGCCGGGTGCACGTCTTCTCCGGCGACGTCGGTGACGAGTCCTCGGTTGCGGCGTTGCTCGACCGGATCCGCACGGAACTGCCGCCGCTGGCGGGTGTGGCCCACCTGGCGGGTGTGCTCGACGATGCGCTGCTGCCCCAGCAGGATCTGGAGCGCTTCCGGAAGACCCTGGGCCCCAAGGCCTTCGGCGCGCTGCACCTGCACAAGCTGACGCAGGACGACGATCTGGACTTCTTCATCGTCTACTCGTCGGCGTCGGCGGTGCTGGGTTCACCGGCGCAGGCCAACTACGCCACGGCCAACGCGCTGCTCGACGGCCTCGTCGCGCACCGTCGGGCCCTCGGCCTGCCGGCGACGGCCGTCAACTTCGGTCCGTGGGGCCGGGGCGGCATGGCCAGCTCGCAGGCGGCCACCGCGAACCTGAGCGCGCAGGGCATGATGCCGCTCGAGCCGTCGGCGGCGCTGGCCGCTCTCGGCGAGGTGATCCGGCACGGCGCCGCGCAGGCGACGGTCCTCAAGGCCAATTGGCAGCGGGCCGCCAAGATGCTCGGCGGCATCCGTCCGCCGCTGCTCGACCAGGTGTTGCCGACCAGCGACACGGCGGCCGCCGGCGACAGCGAGCTGCTGCGGCAGCTGCAGGAGATTCCGGACGCCCAGCGCGCCGGCTTCATCACCGAGTTCCTGCAGAAGGAGGTGCAGGGCTTCCTGCGCCTGGCGCAGCCGCCCGCGGCCACCAGTCGATTCCTCGACCTGGGAACCGACTCGCTGATGGCGGTCGAGCTTCGCAACCGGTTGTTCGGTCAGTTCGGCGGCAAGTTCGACATCAGCCCGACGGCGATCTTCGACTACCCGACCCTCGGCGAACTCGCCGGGCACCTGGCGTCACAGCTGCCGCCGTCGGATGCGCCGGAGGTTGCGGTTGAGGCTGTGGCTGAGGCATCGACTGCGGTACCGGTCGAGGCAGCTGCCGAAGAGGCTTCCGGCGAGACTGAGCCCGAGGCACCTGCCGCACAGGAGTGA